Proteins from a single region of Halorubrum sp. 2020YC2:
- a CDS encoding glutathione-independent formaldehyde dehydrogenase — protein MRAVVYQGPYDVAVEDVDEPEIEHPNDVVVDITTSCICGSDLHMYEGRTAAEEGIVFGHENMGIVSEVGEAVSTLEEGDRVVMPFNVSCGFCQNCEEGYTGFCTNVNPGFAGGAYGYVAMGPYPGGQAEKLRVPYADHNALKLPEGREHEDAFSLLADIFPTGWHGTELANLQPGESVAIFGAGPVGLMAAYSAKIKGAAEIYVVDQVPSRLELAEEHCDAHPIDFSEGDPVDQIIEEHGGMVDKGVDAVGYQATDPDDVDTETEDYSYQPAKENPAVVINNLIRVVRPTGELGIPGLYVPEDPGAPDDMAAQGRLGIDFGKFFEKGLKCGTGQCNVKEYNRYLRDMIIEGRADPTWVVSHRVDLEEAPEMYEAFDAREEGVTKVLLEP, from the coding sequence ATGAGAGCAGTTGTCTATCAAGGCCCGTACGACGTGGCCGTCGAGGACGTGGACGAACCGGAGATAGAACACCCGAACGACGTCGTCGTCGACATCACGACCTCGTGTATCTGCGGCTCCGACCTCCACATGTACGAAGGGCGGACCGCGGCCGAGGAGGGGATCGTCTTCGGCCACGAGAACATGGGGATCGTCAGCGAGGTCGGCGAGGCGGTCTCGACGCTGGAGGAGGGCGACCGCGTGGTCATGCCCTTCAACGTCTCCTGCGGCTTCTGTCAGAACTGCGAGGAGGGGTACACCGGCTTCTGTACCAACGTCAACCCCGGCTTCGCGGGCGGCGCGTACGGCTACGTCGCCATGGGCCCGTATCCGGGCGGACAGGCCGAGAAACTGCGCGTCCCGTACGCCGACCACAACGCGCTGAAGCTGCCGGAGGGCCGGGAACACGAGGACGCGTTCTCGCTGCTCGCGGACATCTTCCCGACGGGCTGGCACGGCACCGAACTGGCGAACCTCCAGCCGGGCGAGTCGGTCGCCATCTTCGGCGCGGGGCCGGTCGGGCTGATGGCCGCCTACAGCGCGAAGATCAAAGGCGCCGCCGAGATCTACGTCGTCGACCAGGTGCCGAGCCGGCTCGAACTGGCCGAGGAGCACTGCGACGCCCACCCGATCGACTTCTCCGAGGGCGACCCGGTCGACCAGATCATCGAGGAGCACGGCGGGATGGTCGACAAGGGCGTCGACGCGGTCGGCTACCAGGCGACCGACCCCGACGACGTCGACACCGAGACCGAGGACTACTCCTACCAGCCGGCCAAGGAGAACCCGGCGGTCGTGATCAACAACCTCATCCGCGTGGTCCGACCGACCGGCGAACTCGGAATTCCCGGCCTCTACGTCCCCGAGGACCCCGGCGCGCCCGACGACATGGCCGCACAGGGGCGGCTCGGCATCGACTTCGGGAAGTTCTTCGAGAAGGGACTCAAGTGCGGGACCGGCCAGTGCAACGTCAAGGAGTACAACCGGTACCTGCGCGACATGATCATCGAGGGGCGCGCCGACCCGACGTGGGTCGTCTCGCACCGCGTGGACTTAGAGGAGGCCCCCGAGATGTACGAGGCGTTCGACGCCCGCGAGGAGGGCGTCACGAAGGTCCTGCTGGAGCCCTGA
- the fdhF gene encoding formate dehydrogenase subunit alpha has protein sequence MSSEPDDATKTICPYCGVGCGIRVLEGDEPGEMRFMPWGDAPVNEGSVCIKGGAATQVVDHEDRLTEPLIKEDGEFREATWGEALDRVVDEMESIREEHGPDGMGFFGSSKTFNEENYLIQKLARRYGTNQVDNCTRMCHASTVWALRTSLGMGAMTNSMADLEDSADVLWIQGANPGEQHPIANSQYFRQAVLEGATVIQVDPHANKTTRSFEIDDTDRHMHLQLKPGTDIPLLNIVLKTILERHEEEPDAGWIDEAFVAERTKGIDHLKETLADFDVEAAAEECGVPLEDIELAAEKYAMANDAAIFTGMGMSQHTCGVDNVQNEINLALITGNLGRPGTGVNPLRGQNNVQGTCDVGAMPNVLPGYQLVDDDEARESVEDVWGFDIPSEPGLTNVEISHAIGDTVHGLYVMGENPIMSEPDGNRTEERFREDLDFMVVQDIFMTETAELADVVLPATTWAERDGTVTNTDRRVQRMRGVHKVHENTRHDLDILCEVGTRLFGGDEFAFDGPEDVFEELREVCPIMHGMTYDALGETGLHWPCYEEGDEGDPFLYEDEFETEDGLGRIEGVVHQEPKEVPDDEYPLVLTTARLEEHYNTGTMSRRSPTLSKQHPENFVDVHPNDAERYGIEDGEDVVLKSRRGEITVRADVTEDIKEGVVWTTPHFAAASANRLTNDVLDERAKIPEYKAASAEIEVDIETAGDDAASADD, from the coding sequence ATGTCCAGTGAGCCGGACGACGCGACGAAGACGATCTGCCCGTACTGCGGCGTCGGCTGCGGGATCCGCGTCCTCGAGGGGGACGAGCCCGGCGAGATGCGCTTCATGCCGTGGGGCGACGCGCCGGTGAACGAGGGGAGCGTCTGCATCAAGGGCGGCGCGGCGACGCAGGTCGTCGACCACGAGGACCGGCTGACGGAGCCGCTGATCAAGGAGGACGGCGAGTTCCGCGAGGCGACCTGGGGAGAGGCGCTCGACCGCGTCGTCGACGAGATGGAGTCGATCCGCGAGGAGCACGGTCCGGACGGGATGGGCTTTTTCGGCTCCTCGAAGACGTTCAACGAAGAGAACTACCTCATCCAGAAGCTCGCGCGGCGGTACGGCACCAACCAGGTCGACAACTGTACGCGGATGTGTCACGCCTCCACCGTCTGGGCGCTCCGGACCAGCCTCGGGATGGGCGCGATGACGAACAGCATGGCCGACCTAGAGGACTCCGCGGACGTGCTGTGGATCCAGGGCGCGAACCCGGGCGAGCAGCACCCGATCGCCAACAGCCAGTACTTCCGGCAGGCCGTCTTGGAGGGCGCGACCGTCATCCAGGTCGACCCGCACGCGAACAAGACCACCCGGTCGTTCGAGATAGACGACACCGACCGGCACATGCACCTCCAGCTGAAGCCCGGCACCGATATTCCCCTGCTTAACATCGTCCTCAAGACGATACTGGAGCGCCACGAGGAGGAGCCGGACGCGGGCTGGATCGACGAGGCGTTCGTCGCGGAGCGCACGAAGGGTATCGACCACCTGAAAGAGACCCTCGCGGACTTCGACGTGGAGGCGGCCGCCGAGGAGTGCGGCGTCCCGCTGGAGGACATCGAACTCGCCGCCGAGAAGTACGCGATGGCGAACGACGCGGCCATCTTCACCGGAATGGGGATGAGCCAGCACACCTGCGGGGTCGACAACGTCCAAAACGAGATCAACCTCGCGCTGATCACGGGGAACCTCGGTCGCCCGGGTACCGGCGTCAACCCCCTGCGCGGGCAGAACAACGTCCAGGGCACCTGCGACGTGGGCGCGATGCCGAACGTCCTCCCGGGGTACCAGCTCGTCGACGACGACGAGGCCCGCGAGTCCGTCGAGGACGTGTGGGGCTTCGATATCCCCTCGGAGCCGGGGCTGACGAACGTCGAGATATCCCACGCGATCGGCGACACCGTCCACGGGCTCTACGTCATGGGCGAGAACCCGATCATGAGCGAGCCGGACGGCAACCGGACCGAGGAGCGGTTCCGCGAGGACCTCGATTTCATGGTGGTCCAAGACATCTTCATGACCGAGACCGCCGAGCTGGCGGACGTGGTCCTCCCCGCGACGACGTGGGCCGAACGCGACGGCACCGTCACCAACACCGACCGCCGCGTCCAGCGAATGCGCGGCGTCCACAAGGTCCACGAGAACACGCGTCACGACCTCGACATCCTCTGTGAGGTGGGGACGCGGCTGTTCGGCGGTGACGAGTTCGCGTTCGACGGTCCCGAGGACGTGTTCGAGGAGCTGCGCGAGGTCTGCCCGATCATGCACGGGATGACCTACGACGCGCTCGGGGAGACGGGGCTGCACTGGCCCTGCTACGAGGAGGGCGACGAGGGTGACCCGTTCCTCTACGAGGATGAGTTCGAGACCGAGGACGGTCTCGGCCGCATCGAGGGCGTCGTCCATCAGGAGCCGAAGGAGGTCCCCGACGATGAGTACCCGCTCGTGTTGACCACGGCGCGGCTCGAAGAGCACTACAACACCGGGACGATGAGCCGCCGGTCGCCCACGCTCTCGAAGCAGCACCCCGAGAACTTCGTCGACGTTCACCCGAACGACGCCGAGCGGTACGGCATCGAGGACGGCGAGGACGTGGTGTTGAAGTCCAGACGCGGCGAGATCACCGTCCGCGCCGACGTGACCGAGGACATCAAGGAGGGCGTCGTCTGGACCACGCCGCACTTCGCGGCCGCCTCCGCGAACCGCCTCACCAACGACGTGCTCGACGAGCGCGCCAAGATCCCCGAGTACAAGGCCGCCTCCGCCGAGATCGAGGTCGACATCGAGACTGCGGGCGACGACGCGGCGTCCGCCGACGACTGA
- a CDS encoding methyl-accepting chemotaxis protein → MPADDRRNVFRRLSDRLRSRYLFKIATAVIVVSAVLLGTGALAVDQVQGSVESDAQETMLSAAEREAEGIDGFIDDMNGYALRVSSSSGVQSSSEGRIRDELRRNADMLPEYVVDVHYYDTVSNEVTVSTSPMAEGTTFSEDERPWAVGPAAFAGPDEVRSFEPYKADGENRLGFVSPINGVSDRAVVITVDLSERGSLLTAPVDGGDMQVVSTGTGQVALASDSDVILDDYFLIEELSHLRTDVSEPVAVDVTDDEQTVVNGSAVATATAPIEGKSWAVVVAAPEDAVYGTVGDVTRTVLLLIAISVVGLLAVGAFVVRDVNGSVDDLREYAEAIEAGELDIDIEHERADEFGQLSALFDRIRETMREQIEAVEASADEAAAAREEAESLSEHLEAKADEYETDIDAVAEGDLTRRLDPESESEAMTAIAESLNETLDRLEALVVAIQDAAETVGEQSDEVTSAAAEVESTSVDVAESVEEISVGTERQEETLATAAAELDDLSATVEEIASSTDELAERSAATAEAGEAGREEAGEAIDRMDRIDDEVGQTVDEMRDLRDEVERIGEVVELIDDIAEQTNILALNASIEAARAGEAGEGFAVVAREVKDLAEETAEATTEVEELIAGVEGSTESVADGLFSMEDDVEAGRAVVEETVATLESIVEDVEDANAGVQSINDATDQQAESTQEAVSMIDEVAEVSVETASEAQNVSAAAEEQTAAIGQISASAESLSSRADDLRTLADEFEAREEAAAEADAVDLGGVETGDAPDEPPEADTETTEFEFGADGDGEAAPGDD, encoded by the coding sequence ATGCCCGCTGACGACCGACGCAACGTCTTTCGACGTCTCTCCGATCGACTTCGTAGTCGCTATCTGTTCAAAATCGCGACCGCGGTCATCGTCGTGTCCGCCGTGCTGCTCGGCACCGGCGCGCTCGCCGTCGATCAGGTTCAGGGGAGCGTCGAGTCGGACGCCCAAGAGACGATGCTGAGCGCCGCCGAACGAGAGGCCGAGGGGATCGACGGGTTCATCGACGACATGAACGGGTACGCGCTCCGCGTCTCGTCGTCGTCCGGCGTCCAGTCGTCCAGCGAGGGGCGGATCCGCGACGAGCTTCGGCGGAACGCCGACATGCTCCCGGAGTACGTGGTCGACGTTCACTACTACGACACCGTGTCGAACGAGGTCACCGTGAGCACCTCTCCGATGGCCGAGGGAACGACGTTCTCCGAGGACGAGCGACCGTGGGCGGTCGGACCGGCGGCGTTCGCCGGTCCGGACGAGGTCCGCTCGTTCGAGCCGTACAAGGCGGACGGCGAGAACCGACTGGGCTTCGTCAGCCCGATCAACGGCGTCTCCGACCGCGCGGTCGTGATCACCGTCGACCTGTCGGAGCGGGGCTCGCTCCTGACCGCCCCCGTCGACGGCGGCGACATGCAGGTCGTCTCCACCGGCACCGGGCAGGTCGCGCTGGCGTCGGACAGCGACGTTATCCTGGACGACTACTTCCTGATCGAGGAGCTGTCGCACCTGAGAACCGACGTCAGCGAGCCGGTCGCGGTCGACGTCACCGACGACGAACAGACCGTCGTGAACGGGTCGGCGGTCGCCACGGCGACCGCGCCCATCGAGGGGAAGTCCTGGGCGGTCGTCGTCGCGGCCCCGGAAGACGCGGTGTACGGCACCGTCGGTGACGTGACCCGGACCGTGCTGCTTTTGATCGCCATCTCGGTCGTCGGCCTGCTCGCGGTGGGCGCGTTCGTCGTCCGCGACGTGAACGGGTCCGTCGACGACCTCCGGGAGTACGCCGAGGCGATCGAAGCCGGCGAGTTGGACATCGACATCGAGCACGAGCGCGCCGACGAGTTCGGCCAGCTCTCGGCGCTGTTCGACCGCATCCGCGAGACGATGCGCGAGCAGATCGAGGCGGTCGAGGCGTCCGCCGACGAGGCCGCCGCGGCGCGCGAGGAGGCGGAGTCGCTCTCCGAGCACTTAGAGGCGAAGGCCGACGAGTACGAGACCGACATCGACGCCGTCGCGGAGGGGGACCTCACCCGCCGGCTCGACCCGGAGAGCGAGAGCGAGGCGATGACCGCCATCGCGGAGTCGCTCAACGAGACGCTCGACCGGCTGGAGGCGCTCGTCGTCGCGATCCAGGACGCCGCCGAGACGGTCGGGGAACAGAGCGACGAGGTGACCTCCGCCGCCGCGGAGGTCGAGTCGACGAGCGTCGACGTCGCGGAGAGCGTCGAGGAGATATCGGTCGGCACGGAGCGACAGGAGGAGACGCTCGCGACCGCGGCCGCCGAGCTGGACGACCTCTCGGCCACCGTCGAGGAGATAGCCTCCTCCACGGACGAGCTCGCGGAGCGGTCGGCCGCGACCGCCGAAGCGGGCGAGGCGGGCCGCGAGGAGGCCGGCGAGGCGATCGACCGCATGGACCGGATCGACGACGAGGTCGGCCAGACCGTCGACGAGATGCGCGACCTGCGCGACGAGGTCGAGCGCATCGGCGAGGTGGTCGAGCTGATCGACGACATCGCGGAGCAGACGAACATCCTCGCGCTCAACGCCTCCATCGAGGCGGCCCGCGCGGGCGAGGCCGGGGAGGGGTTCGCCGTCGTCGCCCGCGAGGTGAAGGACTTGGCGGAGGAGACGGCCGAGGCGACCACCGAGGTCGAGGAGCTGATCGCCGGCGTCGAGGGGTCCACCGAGTCGGTCGCGGACGGCCTGTTCTCGATGGAGGACGACGTCGAGGCCGGCCGAGCGGTCGTCGAGGAGACCGTCGCGACGCTCGAATCGATCGTCGAGGACGTCGAGGACGCCAACGCGGGAGTCCAGTCGATCAACGACGCTACCGACCAGCAGGCCGAGTCGACTCAGGAGGCCGTCTCGATGATCGACGAGGTCGCGGAGGTGAGCGTCGAGACCGCGAGCGAGGCGCAGAACGTCTCCGCCGCCGCCGAGGAGCAGACCGCGGCGATTGGACAGATCTCCGCGAGCGCGGAGTCGCTGTCGTCGCGCGCCGACGACCTCCGGACGCTCGCGGACGAGTTCGAGGCGCGCGAGGAGGCCGCCGCCGAGGCGGACGCCGTCGACCTCGGAGGCGTCGAGACCGGGGACGCTCCCGACGAACCGCCGGAGGCGGACACCGAGACCACCGAGTTCGAGTTCGGTGCGGACGGCGACGGCGAGGCCGCGCCCGGCGACGACTGA
- a CDS encoding DUF5785 family protein, whose product MDWPHDPDGEQGSEGMRQYGHAVLAKKIDEEEDFPLTAAEYVEQYGDHPIRIDYETVVSVEEIFEHVEQEEFADFVEFHQELGRAMRENGYWFYEGADQFVDGSA is encoded by the coding sequence ATGGACTGGCCACACGACCCCGACGGCGAGCAGGGGAGCGAGGGCATGCGGCAGTACGGCCACGCCGTGCTCGCGAAGAAGATCGACGAGGAGGAGGACTTCCCGCTCACGGCGGCGGAGTACGTCGAGCAGTACGGCGACCACCCGATCCGGATCGACTACGAGACGGTCGTCTCCGTCGAGGAGATCTTCGAGCACGTCGAACAGGAGGAGTTCGCGGACTTCGTCGAGTTCCATCAGGAACTCGGCCGGGCGATGCGCGAGAACGGCTACTGGTTCTACGAGGGCGCCGACCAGTTCGTCGACGGCAGCGCTTGA
- a CDS encoding DUF1611 domain-containing protein: MDHERIAVLAHEKFPDRAKTALGVMRYGDQDVRAVLDRDRAGDRVSDHVPDIADAPIVASFADAHAAADGDLDALYVGIAPIGGGFDESWRSDVEAAVEAGCDVVSGLHYFLNEDETLAALADEHGVDLVDVRKPDDDLTVATGASGDVDADVVCTVGTDCSVGKMTASLEVVAAARERGIDAAFVPTGQTGIMIAGWGNPIDRVVSDFAAGAVEEMLVEAGDDRDLLVVEGQGSIVHPAYSAVTCGILHGSMADGLVLCHAAGREVVHGYESFDLPPLDDYVDLYEGLAGAVHETGVVAGALNTKDVADDAAAADAVADFGSEIGAPAADPVRDGADRIVDGIVDAGLGGE, encoded by the coding sequence ATGGACCACGAGCGGATCGCCGTCCTCGCCCACGAGAAGTTCCCCGACCGCGCGAAGACCGCGCTCGGCGTGATGCGCTACGGCGACCAAGACGTCCGGGCCGTCCTCGACCGCGACCGCGCCGGCGACCGAGTGAGCGACCACGTCCCGGACATCGCGGACGCGCCGATCGTCGCGTCGTTCGCGGACGCGCACGCGGCCGCCGACGGCGACCTCGACGCGCTCTACGTCGGGATCGCGCCGATCGGCGGCGGCTTCGACGAGTCGTGGCGGTCGGACGTCGAGGCCGCGGTCGAGGCCGGCTGCGACGTGGTGAGTGGCCTCCACTACTTCTTGAACGAGGACGAGACGCTGGCCGCGCTGGCCGACGAGCACGGCGTCGACCTCGTCGATGTCCGCAAGCCCGACGACGACCTCACGGTCGCGACCGGGGCGTCCGGCGACGTCGACGCCGACGTAGTGTGTACGGTCGGCACCGACTGCTCGGTCGGGAAGATGACCGCCTCGCTGGAGGTCGTCGCGGCCGCCCGCGAACGCGGGATCGACGCCGCGTTCGTCCCGACGGGACAGACCGGGATCATGATCGCCGGCTGGGGGAACCCGATCGACCGCGTCGTCTCCGACTTCGCCGCGGGCGCGGTCGAGGAGATGCTCGTCGAGGCCGGCGACGACCGCGACCTCCTCGTCGTCGAGGGGCAGGGGAGCATCGTCCACCCCGCCTACTCCGCGGTCACCTGCGGCATCCTCCACGGCTCGATGGCGGACGGTCTCGTCCTCTGTCACGCCGCGGGCCGCGAGGTCGTTCACGGCTACGAGTCGTTCGACCTCCCGCCCCTCGACGACTACGTCGACCTCTACGAGGGACTCGCGGGGGCGGTCCACGAGACGGGCGTCGTCGCCGGCGCGCTCAACACGAAGGACGTGGCCGACGACGCGGCCGCCGCGGACGCCGTGGCCGACTTCGGCAGCGAGATCGGAGCCCCGGCCGCCGACCCGGTCCGGGACGGCGCGGACCGGATCGTGGACGGAATCGTCGACGCGGGGCTCGGCGGCGAATGA
- a CDS encoding dipeptide epimerase: MSLETGFERVSLPLANPFTISRGTQTAAENVVVRVTDDAGMTGVGGAAPSAHYGETADTVEAVLPDLLDAVERVGDPHALHAVEAELRGVVNGNPAARCAVSVAVHDLAAKRLGVPLYRLWGLDPSDAPKTSFTVGLDETDRVREKAVDAVEAGHSVLKIKLGTDRDRELIDAVRDAAPDARLRVDANEAWTPKEAVAKSAWLADRDVEFVEQPVSADDPEGLRYVYERSELPIAADESCVTAADVPAIADRCDVANLKLMKTGGLLEARRLIAAARAHGLEVMCGCMVESNASIAAAAQLAPLLDYADIDGSLLLAEDPYEGVDLTDGAIRLDEQDLAGTGARPASE, from the coding sequence ATGAGCCTCGAAACCGGGTTCGAACGGGTCTCGCTGCCGCTGGCGAACCCGTTCACCATCTCGCGGGGGACCCAGACGGCGGCCGAGAACGTGGTCGTCCGCGTGACCGACGACGCGGGGATGACCGGGGTCGGGGGCGCGGCCCCCTCGGCGCACTACGGCGAGACGGCCGACACCGTCGAGGCGGTGCTGCCGGACCTGCTCGACGCGGTCGAGCGCGTCGGTGACCCCCACGCGCTCCACGCGGTCGAGGCCGAGCTACGAGGGGTCGTGAACGGCAACCCCGCCGCCCGCTGTGCCGTCTCGGTCGCCGTCCACGACCTCGCGGCCAAGCGGCTCGGTGTCCCCCTCTACCGCCTGTGGGGACTCGACCCGAGCGACGCGCCGAAGACGTCGTTCACGGTCGGCCTCGACGAGACGGACCGCGTGCGGGAGAAGGCGGTCGACGCCGTCGAGGCGGGCCACTCCGTGCTGAAGATCAAGCTCGGGACCGACCGCGACCGAGAGCTGATCGACGCGGTCCGCGACGCCGCGCCCGACGCGCGGCTCCGCGTCGACGCCAACGAGGCGTGGACGCCGAAGGAGGCGGTGGCGAAGAGCGCGTGGCTGGCCGACCGCGACGTGGAGTTCGTCGAACAGCCCGTCTCCGCCGACGATCCGGAGGGGCTCCGATACGTCTACGAGCGCTCCGAGCTACCGATCGCCGCCGACGAGTCCTGCGTGACCGCGGCGGACGTGCCGGCGATAGCCGACCGCTGTGACGTCGCGAACCTGAAGCTGATGAAGACCGGCGGCCTGCTGGAGGCGCGGCGGCTGATCGCCGCCGCGCGGGCGCACGGGCTGGAGGTGATGTGCGGCTGTATGGTCGAGTCGAACGCCTCCATCGCGGCGGCCGCGCAGCTCGCGCCCCTGTTGGACTACGCCGACATCGACGGCTCGCTGCTGCTCGCGGAGGACCCGTACGAGGGCGTCGACCTCACGGACGGAGCGATACGACTCGACGAGCAGGACCTCGCGGGGACCGGCGCGCGCCCGGCGTCGGAGTGA
- a CDS encoding PspA/IM30 family protein → MGILSRASYVIRSKVNALLNRAEDPTESLDYSYEQMRDELQDVKQGIADLTTQKKRLEIQKRKLEENVEKHNRQAREAVQQDRDDLARKALEKKKSKMTQIEELEGQIAKLNDTQDQLVEKKNKLQNRIEEFRTKKETMKARYEAAEASTRVSEAMTGVGDEMEDVSRSIERAEERTEEMEARSEAMDELEDSGAFEDALSDKDSIDRELEGLSTNSEVDAELETLKGELGKGESSSGDADVSDEEVDDELADIEAEIDGADLEADLDGNGGSGDADLDEELDVELEESESEADEPRN, encoded by the coding sequence ATGGGAATCCTCTCGCGCGCCTCCTACGTCATCCGTTCGAAGGTGAACGCCCTCCTCAACCGGGCGGAAGACCCGACCGAATCGCTCGACTACTCGTACGAACAGATGCGCGACGAGCTTCAGGACGTCAAACAGGGGATCGCCGACCTGACGACCCAGAAGAAGCGTCTGGAGATCCAGAAGCGCAAGCTCGAAGAGAACGTCGAGAAGCACAACCGGCAGGCCCGCGAGGCGGTCCAGCAGGACCGCGACGACCTCGCGCGGAAGGCGCTCGAAAAGAAGAAGTCGAAGATGACCCAGATCGAGGAGTTGGAGGGTCAGATAGCGAAGCTGAACGACACGCAGGACCAGCTCGTCGAGAAGAAGAACAAGCTCCAGAACCGCATCGAGGAGTTCCGCACGAAGAAGGAGACGATGAAGGCCCGCTACGAGGCCGCGGAGGCGTCCACTCGCGTCTCGGAGGCGATGACCGGCGTCGGCGACGAGATGGAGGACGTGAGCCGCTCGATCGAACGCGCCGAGGAGCGGACCGAGGAGATGGAGGCGCGCTCGGAGGCGATGGACGAGCTGGAAGACTCCGGCGCCTTCGAGGACGCGCTCTCCGACAAGGACAGCATCGACCGCGAGCTGGAGGGGCTGTCGACGAACAGCGAGGTCGACGCCGAGCTGGAGACGCTCAAAGGCGAACTCGGCAAAGGCGAGTCGTCGAGCGGCGACGCCGACGTCAGCGACGAGGAAGTCGACGACGAGCTTGCCGACATCGAGGCGGAGATAGACGGCGCCGACCTGGAGGCCGACCTCGACGGCAACGGCGGCTCCGGGGACGCCGACCTCGACGAGGAGCTCGACGTCGAGTTAGAGGAGTCGGAGTCCGAGGCCGACGAACCGCGGAACTGA
- a CDS encoding sugar phosphate isomerase/epimerase, with product MDIGVLTVPLGGEAIDDAAAYLDGLGVDAVELGVGGWPDEDHVDRETLLNDEGARETLRALLDDHGLRISALATHNNPLHPDEERAAAADRELREAIELADLLGVDAVTCFSGLPAGAPGDSTPNWVTAPWPAEHADALDYQWDEVAVPYWTELAAHAERHGVDVAIEMHPNMLVYEPTGLLALREATNDRIGANFDPSHLYWQGIDVTEAIRFLGEQDAIHHVHAKDTRVYEANARVKGVLDTTGYAEEADRSWLFRSIGYGHGEEHWKDVVSTLRMVGYEGALSIEHEDSLTSAREGLEKAVDVLERAVFETEPGDAYWAE from the coding sequence ATGGATATCGGCGTGCTAACAGTTCCCTTAGGCGGCGAAGCGATCGACGACGCGGCCGCGTACCTCGACGGTCTCGGCGTCGACGCCGTCGAACTCGGCGTCGGTGGGTGGCCCGACGAGGACCACGTCGACCGCGAGACGCTCCTCAACGACGAGGGCGCGCGCGAAACCCTCCGAGCGCTGCTCGACGACCACGGCCTGCGGATCTCCGCGCTGGCGACGCACAACAATCCGCTTCATCCCGACGAGGAGCGGGCCGCCGCGGCCGACCGCGAACTGCGCGAGGCGATCGAGTTGGCCGACCTGCTCGGCGTCGACGCCGTGACTTGCTTCTCCGGGCTTCCCGCGGGCGCGCCCGGCGACTCGACGCCGAACTGGGTCACGGCGCCGTGGCCGGCCGAACACGCCGACGCGCTCGACTACCAGTGGGACGAGGTCGCGGTCCCGTACTGGACGGAGCTGGCGGCCCACGCCGAGCGTCACGGCGTCGACGTGGCGATCGAGATGCACCCGAACATGCTGGTGTACGAGCCGACCGGGCTACTCGCGCTCCGCGAGGCGACGAACGACCGGATCGGCGCCAACTTCGACCCCTCGCACCTCTACTGGCAGGGGATCGACGTGACCGAGGCGATCCGCTTCCTGGGCGAGCAAGACGCGATCCACCACGTCCACGCCAAGGACACGAGGGTGTACGAGGCGAACGCCCGGGTGAAGGGCGTCCTCGACACGACGGGCTACGCCGAGGAGGCCGACCGCTCGTGGCTGTTCCGTTCGATCGGCTACGGCCACGGCGAAGAGCACTGGAAGGACGTGGTCTCGACGCTCCGGATGGTCGGCTACGAGGGCGCGCTGTCGATCGAACACGAGGACTCGCTCACCTCCGCGCGAGAGGGGTTAGAGAAGGCCGTCGACGTGCTGGAGCGCGCGGTCTTCGAGACGGAACCGGGCGACGCGTACTGGGCGGAATGA